A stretch of Alkaliphilus flagellatus DNA encodes these proteins:
- a CDS encoding phosphopentomutase — protein sequence MINRVILFIMDSVGIGALPDAKNFGDVGANTLGNIAINEGGINLPNLQRLGLGNIDNIVGVESIESPLGAFGRSLEVSNGKDTTTGHWELAGLHLTEPFKTFPKGFPKDIIDKLENKIGRKTLGNKPASGTAILDELGEEHMSTGYPIVYTSADSVLQIAAHEEIIPLEELYKICKIAREIMMGDNAVARIIARPFIGTPGSFARTHNRRDYSLNPTGDTVLDIAKSEGLDVVAIGKIEDIFNGKGITDAVHTIDNMDGIDKTIEYIQKSSKGIIFTNLVDFDSKYGHRRDPKGYKDALENLDMRIPEILDSMNDDDIIIFTADHGNDPTYKGSDHTREYIPIVIYGNKIKQNVNIGTRKSFADIAATISDIFEIQSTGNGESFKDIIIK from the coding sequence ATGATTAACAGAGTAATTTTATTTATAATGGATAGTGTAGGTATAGGAGCTTTACCTGATGCTAAAAATTTTGGTGATGTTGGTGCAAATACATTAGGTAACATTGCTATAAATGAAGGTGGAATCAATTTACCTAATTTACAAAGACTTGGGTTAGGAAATATTGATAATATTGTTGGAGTAGAATCAATTGAATCGCCTTTAGGTGCTTTTGGTAGATCACTAGAGGTTTCTAATGGTAAGGATACTACAACAGGACATTGGGAATTAGCAGGTTTACACTTAACTGAACCTTTCAAAACCTTTCCAAAAGGATTTCCAAAGGATATAATAGATAAATTAGAAAATAAAATCGGTAGAAAAACTTTAGGAAATAAGCCTGCCTCTGGTACAGCAATATTAGATGAACTTGGCGAAGAACATATGAGTACAGGATATCCAATTGTTTATACTTCAGCTGATAGTGTATTGCAGATTGCTGCTCACGAAGAGATTATTCCTCTAGAGGAGCTATATAAAATATGTAAAATTGCTAGAGAAATTATGATGGGGGATAATGCAGTTGCAAGAATTATTGCTAGACCATTTATTGGGACCCCGGGAAGTTTTGCTAGAACTCATAATAGAAGAGATTATTCTCTAAACCCTACAGGGGACACAGTATTAGATATTGCAAAAAGCGAAGGCTTAGATGTAGTTGCAATAGGAAAGATAGAAGATATATTTAATGGAAAAGGCATTACAGATGCTGTACATACAATAGATAATATGGATGGAATTGATAAAACAATTGAGTATATACAAAAAAGCAGTAAAGGTATTATATTCACAAATTTAGTTGATTTCGACTCTAAATATGGACACAGAAGGGATCCAAAAGGCTATAAAGATGCTTTAGAAAATTTAGATATGAGGATTCCAGAAATATTAGATAGTATGAATGATGATGATATTATAATTTTTACTGCAGATCATGGAAATGACCCAACTTACAAAGGAAGTGATCATACTAGGGAATACATTCCAATTGTTATTTATGGAAATAAAATTAAACAAAATGTTAATATTGGAACAAGAAAATCCTTTGCTGATA
- the xerD gene encoding site-specific tyrosine recombinase XerD: protein MKQLISSFTVYLDKEKKLSQNTLESYKRDITQYLTYLNNNGILDISLSNTTTVITYLLYLQKNGKSTSTISRNLASIRSFYKFLLLNKQIESDPTINLETPKTERRQPNILTLQEVDTLLTQPLEHTDKGIRDKAMLELLYATGIRVTELISLNIEDVNLDLGFIKCSSGVKERVIPIGSIALNSLTKYINDNRINFIKNQDEESLFLNYYGNRLTRQGFWKIIKAYTEQAKIGKTITPHTLRHSFATHLIQNGADLRSVQEMLGHSDISTTQVYAHLMKNRIKEVYNKTHPRA, encoded by the coding sequence ATGAAACAGTTAATATCGAGTTTTACTGTTTATTTAGACAAAGAAAAAAAATTATCACAAAATACCTTAGAATCATACAAACGTGATATAACTCAATATTTAACATATCTTAATAATAATGGGATTCTTGATATTTCTTTAAGCAATACAACCACTGTCATTACATATTTATTATATTTACAGAAAAACGGGAAATCTACATCTACTATTTCTAGAAATTTAGCTTCAATTAGAAGTTTTTATAAATTTTTGTTGTTGAATAAACAAATTGAAAGTGATCCTACTATTAATTTGGAAACACCAAAGACAGAAAGACGGCAACCTAATATCCTAACGTTACAAGAAGTTGATACCTTGTTAACACAACCACTAGAGCATACAGACAAAGGTATTAGGGATAAAGCAATGCTTGAACTTTTATATGCTACAGGTATAAGGGTAACTGAGTTAATCTCATTAAATATTGAAGATGTTAACTTGGATTTAGGTTTTATTAAATGTAGCAGTGGAGTTAAAGAACGAGTTATACCCATTGGTTCTATAGCATTAAATTCTTTAACTAAATATATTAATGATAATAGAATAAACTTTATAAAAAATCAGGATGAAGAATCTCTTTTTCTAAATTATTATGGGAATCGTTTGACTAGACAAGGATTTTGGAAGATCATTAAGGCATATACAGAACAGGCTAAAATAGGAAAAACTATTACGCCTCATACACTAAGGCATTCATTTGCAACCCATTTAATACAAAATGGGGCGGACTTAAGATCTGTTCAAGAAATGTTAGGACACTCTGACATATCGACGACACAAGTATATGCTCATTTGATGAAAAATAGAATAAAAGAGGTTTATAATAAAACTCATCCTAGGGCCTGA